aatatttatgaaccatgcttatatattattataaaaaataaaaagaatatatatgatTCCTAAATCAAATATAGAAACCAATCTAAAAAAAATTCAGTTACACTAAATTACAATGTTTTCCGTAATATAAAAAAAGTACCATAACGttgtagaaaaatatttaaacaataaaaaaataaaaaaagagatagaTCGTTGattttcaaatcaaattatatttagaattataaaaataagaaactcCGCTAGAAAAATCTGAAAAtgagggaaaaaaataaaaaaccaaaaAGTAATCGAAAGCATTTCTGTCGAAAAAATCAATGTTGGGAtccgtataatatatatatatatatatatatatatatatatatagaaactcTATGCCTTGAAATAGTACAAATACTTATCCAACTTTCTTTAGGGACCACCTCGTCGTTGTCCTGTCCAAGAGATTTCCGAGGAAAACCAACTGCTTCTATGGATGCAATTGTGGGCCCCAATAATAGAAGCGATCTCCGTGGGGACGGGCGTTCCGATGACTCCGCTTTACCCCTATCTAGTTCTCTTTCTTTTCGTCTCCCTTCGCCTcgtacccctctctctctctctctctctctctctctctccgacgacgacgacgacgacgacgcgcACGACCCACTGACGCCGCCGCATTCTCTTCCATTGCCggagtcgtcatcatcatcatcgcctCTTCTCCATAACTTTCGTCTCCTTGCGCCTTCGACGATCCTTTTGTTGTCATTTCCCCTACGCGGTTTGCTCTTCTATCCCTTCTCCTCCAAGTCTTCTTACTTTGAGCCTCCCGCATTgcgagttcttcttcttcttcttcttcttcttctgaaaaTGGATTGACGCACTCAATCGGGAGGAAACACAAATTCTTGACATTAATTATTCGTTCGGTACTTGTCGGTGTATTTAGGAAATCTACCATAGAATGAACCCGATAATTTTTATGACGATATTTCTTGTGTGAGGGAGAAGATGAGGAAATCTGGAAGTTCTTGTATATGGTATGAGATTGCAATAACTATTTTAGGGTTATTCCAACAATTATTTCTCATCCTATTTAATTGATTTCTTTGTTCGGTGGATGGTTTCTGCAGGAAATAAgaggaagatttttttttccctttccccgTAAAGAGACGTTTTTTGTGTGATGCAAGAGAGCAATGGTTTAGTTATTGTATTATATCATATGCTAGCGTAGGATAAATCCATAAAAATCTTCTAAATTAAGTTTCTTATCTTTTGTCATGTTATTTAAtcaatgtgatttttttttttttttggcattgcTAAACGTAAGGGGTAAATTTGGAATTTGATTTTATGGATTTACGGTGATATGATAAAGAAGCTAAACTAGCTAACATCTTCACTAATCTTATGATTGCATAAAATTATTTGTACATGTGCCATTCGTGAAACTTAGAAGCTTAGCCTCTCCCTTGGCTACTAGAAATCTTTCTAGGCTTGTAAGTCGAAGAAGTCAAGTTTGTATCTTGAAAAGGATTATAGAAAAAAATGTGGAATTTGGATTCGATCTCTTCCATGAGTTTGTCTTAATATTTTTGTGAAAGGCAGATAAATGCAAATTTGATCCTGAATACCTAAAAAGTAGCTAAAGGAAGGGAATGCTTCTCCATTACTTTCCTTTTTAGTGGGGTGAGATGTTAAAGATGGGAGCTCTACTCTACCACAAAATTCAATGGACAGTCTCTTGCCTATAGAGAAAGCTTGTCATTATCTCTGAAGAGAGATACTCGGAGTTGAATGGAAGAGTTCAAATAAAAGAATAGAGACATCTGGTTTCTGTTAATCAAAACTCCTGTTACTTTTGCTTGCATTAGTTATACCTTTTACAAGATAGTGTTGGATATTCAAACATGGACAAaggcatgatcattttcaaatatgCATATTTCATTTGTTGAAATCAATGTTTGTTTTGAAGTGGTGACAGCTACATAGATAGCCCTCCAAaataatgagattttttatgtatTGGAATCCTACTTACATTTCAGCTTAATTTTTATCATTATACATTTTTAACTCTAGTACAATAGATGAAGCTATTGTCAACTACATATGTCCTGTCAGTGAAAACAGTGTTGTTCTTTTTAGATTCTAAATTCATATTTTACATGGTGAACTTGTTTTTATTTCATTGAATATGCCAAAGTTGCATCTGGTACATGAATCAATTAGGACATATGTAATTGCTTACTTTATTCACAAATGAAACCGTTCCTGATTGTTTATGCTAAACTGATATTGGTAGAAAAAGTGGCATGGAGACAAAAGCTGGACAAAATGGTACAGATTTACCCAAAGCAGAAATAGACACAAGAGCACCTTTTAAATCTGTCAAAGCTGCTGTCAGCCTATTTGGTGAGGTAGCATTTACATCTGATAGATCTACTGTGAGAAAGCCAAAGCCTCCGCCCCCTGAGGTATATGCTCTCCTCCTATGTATTGGAAGTTGGATTGAATATAACTTTACGCATCTAAGTTATCAAAGTATGTAATCAATGTATTTATCCCACTCCGCTAAAGAATTGGGGAGTAATTAGGATAACATCAAGCAATTATATAGAAGATCCAGCTGAGGACGATAAGAAAGATGCAAGACCTAAGTACAGCATCTTGGAGGTTGTTTCAGGTTCTCATCGTGATTCATTTGCAATAATAGTTGCACACTTTAGAAGTCTAGCGGCAAGACTTCAAATCATAACTACATTCACCATGATATAGTTGCCATTATGAATGGAAACTCTCTTTGATGACCATTTGCTTTTTCACTTCAAATCGATAACAATTTATGGTATCAATAATAATGTGTCAGCTCTTTGATATGTATTACTTTGTATACATTTTTTTGGGAGGTGGATACGGGTAACCTGGTGAAATATATCTGCATCAATTACAGCAATAGGCGGCATTATTGTAGCTGCTGATTTTGTTTCATGTATAAGACCTGTTAAACTTTATCAGTAGCGTATCTTCTGGCTCTTAGTTAAACTGCCAGATCCTGGAGGAAAAGGCCGTTGTCACTTGGATTATGTTGTGTTTCTAGATTGCTTAAGAATTTAATACACCATCAATATCATGCATTTAAGATGAACTTGATTTTATATATTTGGATAACCTAACTTGGTCATAATTAAGATGGTTGTGAAGTCCTCTTTGTGGTCTAAATTCTGTAGGCCCGAATAGAGAGGTTAAATGTTTTGTGCAAGCTCAATCAATGTTGTTTATTCTAACAGAGTGGTTTACCTAAGGAGACACAGCTTCACTTGGCTAAGAAGGAGCTTAATAAGTACAGAGAACAGCTTGACAATGCTGCAAAAACTAGGACCCATGCGCTTGTTGAGTTAGAGAGGGTGAGAAGAACTTTTGAAGAACTGACAAACAAGCTCAATGCTGTAAATGAATCGAAGGAACTGGCTCTAAAAGCGACTGACGTTGCAAAAGCTCAGACCAAGAATCTTGAAGATGTGAGCTCTGTCGAGACTAATGGTCATGATGGTGGCTGGGAACaggaattcaacaatgcaagggaGCAGTATGCGATTGTCGTTGTGGAGCTTAATGCAGCAAAACAAGAACTCAGGAGGATCAGGAAGGATTTTGAGGCATCAACGGAAGCAAAGCTGACCGCCATTTATCAAGAAGCCAAAGCGAATCAGCTTCTTGATGCCTGCAATGAGAATGTTGCTCAGCTTTCTATGGAGATTAGAACTTCTCAGGAATCACTTGCGGATGTAAAGCTTGTCACAGAGCAAGCCCAGCAGGAAGAATCAAATATTCGCTCTGAGAAAGACTCTTCCAAACAGGCCTGCAAACAAGCGCTAGAAGAAACTGAGAGGAAAATGGCATCTCTGAAGAAAGAATCTGATCCTCAAGTTCTTAAGAACCTAGAGGCCAAGCTGGCCGAAACGGCTTCTGAGATTGGAGCTGTGAAGAAGGAAATGGAAGTTGCCCGTGCTTCAGATTTGGAGCTTTTTACGGCCATGGGCGCTGAGCTTGATGGTGCTAAAGGGATGCTGCAGAAACTGGCTGAAGAAGAGAGTTGGTTCAGGAGTTTGGTGGACTCCCTTACGCTGGAGTTGGGAGCTGTAAAGAATGAGCGCGCAGAGCTCAAAGAGAAGGATGCAGAAACTGGATATGTTGTCAGTAACCTTAACCTCAAAATTCAGAAATGCAAAGCTGAGCTCGAGGCCGCCATGGCTGCAGACTCGAAGGCAACTTCAGCATCGGATGACCTAGTGTCAGCTCCCCAGCAGCTGTCATCTGCAGAAAAGAAGAAAAGTGGCGAAGAGCTAAGAGATGAAGCAGAAAAGAAGCTGCAGGGAGCCCCGACGGATGCTGATGTTGCTGTAGCATCAGAGACTAACGTAACAATCTCAAAAGAAGAGTACGAGTCATTGACATGCAAGGTGGAGGAGTCTGAAAGGTTGATGGAGAGCAAGGTTGCTGCTGCAATGGCACAGGTGGAAGAGCTAAGAGATGAAGCAGAAAAGAAGCTGCAGGGAGCCCCGACGGATCCTGATGTTGCTGTAGCATCAGAGGCTAACGTAACAATCTCAAAAGAAGAGTACGAGTCATTGACATGCAAGGTGGAGGAGTCTGAAAGGTTGATGGAGAGCAAGGTTGCTGCTGCAATGGCACAGGTGGAAGAGCTAAGAGATGAAGAAAAGAAGCTGCAGGGAGCCCCGATGGATGCTGATGTTGCTGTAGCATCAGAGGCTAACGTAACAATCTCAAAAGAAGAGTACGAGTCACTGACATGCAAAGTGGAGGAGTCTGAATGGTTGATGGAGAGCAAGGTTGCTGCTGCAATGGCACAGGTGGAAGAGCTAAGAGATGAAGAAAAGAAGCTGCAGGGAGCCCCAATGGATGCTGATGTTGCTGTAGCATCAGAGGCTAACGTAACAATCTCAAAAGAAGAGTACGAGTCACTGACATGCAAAGTGGAGGAGTCTGAATGGTTGATGGAGAGGAAGGTTGCTGCTGCAATGGCACAGGTGGAAGTCGTGAGAGCCAGTGAAAATGAGGTAAGCAAGAAACTTGAGGCAGCTCAGAAGGAGATGGAGGAGATAGAGGCAGCAACAAAGGTGGCACTGAAGCGGGCAGAAATGGCTGAGGCTGCAAAGAATGCAGTGGAAGGAGAGCTTAGGAGGTGGCGAGATAAGGCACAGCAAAGGGCTGGTGAGACACACCAATCAGCAGGAGCATTGCCACCGAGGCCCACAGTTCATAATGTGAAGCCAGGAGAGAAGAGTGAAGAGCACCGAAAGGTTCTTAAAGCAATGGCTTCGAGGAAGACATTCCTGTCCAACCTCAGCGGTATACTTCACAGGAAGAAGAGCCCCGTCGATGGTGGTGGTTCCCCATCTCATCCCCCAGGCGAGAAGCCTCTGTGATCGTGTGCTCTGCTTCTCATTTTGAAACTGCGGAGATCATGCGCAggcttttctttttgtttggtgACTTGGAGGTGTTCCTCCGTGGGGTATGAGTCCCTAACACGGTCGTGTCCCAATCTGTGTTGCTGCAAGCAGTGTCATTTCATTTCGCGGGAATTGCATTTTGATTACGATTGTCTTGTGATTTAGGTGGCTCTCAATCAAAATTATATTGAAGGTCAAAGAAGTCACGTACGATAACATAAAACACCAAACACTAGTCTTAACCACATGCTTTCCGCGTGACCATGACAGGataagctttgaacaaagacGTCTTGGGTTCTCACATATCACGAAAAGCTTTTAATTGCTAAAATTAATAAAAAGCTTCTAATTCTCATAGTTCATCAAACGATCTCTTGTTTTGAATAGTATCGTGATTATTTCTTccactttttttttcattttgattagaAAATATATAATAACTATAAAAAACTACaaactattttttaatatttggaaAACTAGGGGCTCATGTCCTTTCTCCGCACCCATGCAAGTCGTCTACCCATTCGGGTACCGTCTAATGACTGGCAGCATTAAAAATGTGGGTCCCGCCGCAAAGTTGGGCTACAACG
The window above is part of the Musa acuminata AAA Group cultivar baxijiao chromosome BXJ1-1, Cavendish_Baxijiao_AAA, whole genome shotgun sequence genome. Proteins encoded here:
- the LOC103974072 gene encoding WEB family protein At5g55860-like; protein product: METKAGQNGTDLPKAEIDTRAPFKSVKAAVSLFGEVAFTSDRSTVRKPKPPPPESGLPKETQLHLAKKELNKYREQLDNAAKTRTHALVELERVRRTFEELTNKLNAVNESKELALKATDVAKAQTKNLEDVSSVETNGHDGGWEQEFNNAREQYAIVVVELNAAKQELRRIRKDFEASTEAKLTAIYQEAKANQLLDACNENVAQLSMEIRTSQESLADVKLVTEQAQQEESNIRSEKDSSKQACKQALEETERKMASLKKESDPQVLKNLEAKLAETASEIGAVKKEMEVARASDLELFTAMGAELDGAKGMLQKLAEEESWFRSLVDSLTLELGAVKNERAELKEKDAETGYVVSNLNLKIQKCKAELEAAMAADSKATSASDDLVSAPQQLSSAEKKKSGEELRDEAEKKLQGAPTDADVAVASETNVTISKEEYESLTCKVEESERLMESKVAAAMAQVEELRDEAEKKLQGAPTDPDVAVASEANVTISKEEYESLTCKVEESERLMESKVAAAMAQVEELRDEEKKLQGAPMDADVAVASEANVTISKEEYESLTCKVEESEWLMESKVAAAMAQVEELRDEEKKLQGAPMDADVAVASEANVTISKEEYESLTCKVEESEWLMERKVAAAMAQVEVVRASENEVSKKLEAAQKEMEEIEAATKVALKRAEMAEAAKNAVEGELRRWRDKAQQRAGETHQSAGALPPRPTVHNVKPGEKSEEHRKVLKAMASRKTFLSNLSGILHRKKSPVDGGGSPSHPPGEKPL